ATTTTGCCTGTATGACTGTCTCTTCTGAGACTTCCCCAGCAGCCATCTAAACATTAACAGAATGTGCTTGACAATCTTAAAGTGTTCATAGTCCTGCCATGTGCCTCTTATTTAAAATTTACCCAGAAGAGAAGGAGCAGTTTGTACAGGGGCATGTCAGAGACTGGACTGAGTGTGTGCCCACTGCAGGGCCTTCAGAGTCAGGGTCTCAAAATCTGAGTCTGGGAGAGTCATGGCCTAGGGACCACCCCCAGCTGCTGACAGGGCAGCTGCTCTTGGGGCCAGGGGTTTCAGAAAAGAAGCCTTTGGAAACCCTAATGTCTAATTTGCTTTTGATCGAGTTGTCATGTACCTGTGCTTTCTTTCTATCTGCTCCCACCCTAGCCAAATTGCTTTGTGGTCCTGTGTTGCATTTTCCTTTTAGTCAGAGGTTAAAATCTCTTCtttctgttatatatatatacatacaaaagCCAGTTGGCTGGAGAAGCTCCGGAAGATCCCAGAGTGTATCAGTGGATGGGGTGAGCAGCTAAAGCAGCAAATGGCCGGCAAGGTCCCTTTCCAAGGTGGCCCAGCTGCTTGTGCCTGGTGTGAGCTGTGGCTTGTGGTGTGGCATCTTGTCTGCTTGTGTGGTGGGGACAACAGTTTCAGGGGCTAGCTCAAGTTGTTGCTTACTGATGGCAGGATCAGGAAAGACAAAtgtggagggggcagggaaagggCGGAAACAGTAGAGGGGGAATCCATTTGGCTTATTCTGGGAAGCCCCCTGCATTTTGAATATGGGAAGCCCTTCTCCAGGGACAAATAAGAACAAGCCTATACCCCCTAACTCAACTAAAATGTGTGCCATTAAATGCAGTAATCTATTACAATCTTTATAGATTAATCTAATGTGTCAGGTTGTTCCTCTTCTTTCTGGCTTGCTCTTGACATGCTGCATTGCATCACTGGCCTATTGGTGATGTGCTTGAATGTTGAGTGAACTGTCTGCCTTAGAACTGGTAGGAATCTTAAACTTGTACATTACTAGGGGGAAAGCCCTTTGGGTTGACAGTAGGGAGGAGGGCTCTTTCTGGCCCTTCAGCCACAGTGACCCCCTTCCATTTGCTCCATGGCCACCTGAATGACCATCCTGTCACTGGTTTCTCATAGTGGGTGCCCCCCATGATGTGAGGCCATGTGGCCTTGGCATGAGCCAATCTTTATCTTACAATCCTGTTTGTGCATTTGTGTTGGGGCGGGTATGATGTTTTCAGTTGCAATATAGATGGAATGGATAAAAGGGCCATTTAGGCAGGCCCCCTACTCCTAAAAATGCACTCACACCCTTACTCCCAGGACCAACCCACATGATCCAGCTGTTAATCTACTGATCACTGCAGCAAGGAACCTACAGTGCAGCCAAGTTCTTGGTTACTTGAGTACAACAACTGAGTCCCACACTGCTGGCAGAATCCCAGGGGTGGATGGGGACAAGAAGATTCCTCCTGGTTCTGGGTTTCTGCTTTTTCAGAAACCCCAAAGCCAAGTTTTGTCAGAATTTTAAAGACCCCAACACCTTAAATTGTAAGAAAAATAATggtatttatataaatattttcttGCCCCTCTGAGAGGGAACAAGGATATCATTCTCTGTACACAGctgagggaaggaagagggtttGCTCAGAACTAGCGGTCTGTGGGTGAGGACATGGCTGAAGGGGAAGCTCCCGCCCTGCCACAGGGGACACACCTTAGCAGGCTCTAATCTTCTCCTAGGATGAAGAGGACAATACTCCATATTTGTGTCAGGATAGGAGGCTGCACATTCCTTGCTGAAAGCATAAAGGATTGTGGGTTTGCTTTTCAGTCTTTCTGCCTCGTCCCAGTGGCGAAGAATCAAGCAGCGACGAAACCAGCAATCGTTCCAGCCCCACCCTGAGGCGACGACGTGCGAAGAAGAGGTTGGTCTCAAGTTCTGAATCAGAGGATGTGCCACCTCTTGAACAGGAGACCGAACAGGCCAAAGAGCATTCACACAAACATCAGTTCAGTAGTGGCCTTAATAGGTGCATTATCCTGGCATTGGTGATTGCAGTCAGCATGGGCTTCGGGCATTTTtatggtgagtacatgaatcaTCTTCATTGaactaataaaaaatacattttttaaccAGTGGCATTTCCTCCCAGAGTGCCGTAAAGACCAGATCCTTACTTGCCCTATCCCCTGCAGGCCAAATTTGAGAGATgggcagccccactcacctgacatCGCAATGAttgtcaggacttcaaagcagtTAAGGGAGTTGTCAGCATATGGAAGTTAGCTTGAGGACATTTACATTCACATCTTAACGAGCAAAAATCCCTACTTGGACTTGCAAGTGCCCAGGTTGTGCCTTTGGACCAGGGAAATTCTCTTGCATTGTCctcagctgctgggtgagaaAGTGGGATATAACAGAGGCTGACAATATAGATGAAAAGATATGTGATTCTTAcagctggagtgtgtgtgtgcatgttctcCCTGCCTCCCTGTCAGTCTGCAAGCTGAGGGAGACTTCTCAGTTAACTGAGGCTCCTAGGCAGGATAGGTGACTTGTGATTTGACACATTCCACTGACACAttcttgctttgtgtgtgtgtgtcagtttgaAATTTAGTTATAAAATCCAGTCACTGATCCCCTGCCTGTGTTTTGTGGTTTCTGCTGCTTATCCCAAACAATAGTGACCAGTCATCTAAAATAGAAAAAGTCCTGTGTGCAAAACTCCTTTAGTTGACAACCCAGATTCCTGATGTTCTGTTCTAGTAATACCATTTTTACTGGTGTGTGAAAAGAGACTAAATATTCTTGACTGTTATAAAGCATTTAGTAGAACAACCTTGGAGCAAAACTTAACACCTATCCATTATTTTGTCCTTAGGGAAATTTGAAGGTAAGAGGCTTGGTTGGAATGTGTTGCTGTGAAACAGAGGCTAACGGCCTTTTCTCTCACCTTCTCACTGACATGCTTTTTGACTGTGGATGCTCTAGCAGATGAACCTTGTTTTCCACTGGGGGGCATCATTGCAGGCTCTTGGACTTGGGACTATTCAGTCCAGCTCCTACAttgggaaacatttttttcatgACTTCCTGATTCTTTGGAGGTAGCATGCACATTTTGATATCGACACTGGAATTCCTGGATGGGaggtgtttttgtgctgcttgtatAGGAGAATCAAATTAGCCTTTTGCTTCTTGAGAAGGTAAATGCGTCCGCTGGGCCAGTAATTTGTGCTCAGGCACTTAACCAAAAATCTCTATGGGCTTATGTGGATTCCAAGcatcttgttgctgctgctgccccttgtACCTTTTCCATGATTCTTGAGGCCatggccctttcccctcctgggtGGACCTGCCCTTCATTGTTTTGCAGTTGGTTTGTGCTCAGAGGGCAGGACTTTGAAGCAGCCTCCACTGCTCTCCTCCTTAGTTACTAACACAGGCCCAGGGAGGATTTGTGGTCCTCTGGCCGATtccaaccactggccatgctggctcttggtgttcagcaacatctagagggcaccagcttCCCTAGCCCTGCTCTCACGGCACTGAGTGAGCATTTGTGACATGACATTGCATGAAATAGATTTGCATGTAGTTGCTTTCATGTTATTTGTACTGATCGTAGTACTTCATGTGTTTCACCTTTTCAGAGAGGAATGTATGTTAAGGCTTTCTTTGTCCAAATTGATGCTGCTATTGTAATAGATGTTCTAAAGAGGCCTGGCCTGGATTAGCCCCTCTGATTGTGCTGTTTTGCTAACACAGGTTAATGTGCAGCTGTGCACAGGGATACACTGGGGCTTTGTGAGTGTTCTGAGCCCCATCAGCCTGTTTGTTTAATGATGGATCAGTGTCTTTGCCACTGAGCCTAGCTTGCTTTCATCAGCGTAGCGTTCATGCCTTTTTTTGTTAATGCTAAAGTCTAGCACAGCTgttgcaaacaattaaaaaggTGACTGTTTTAAACTATACTGTTCACTGATTAATGTACTTTGCAGGACTGAAGAGAGAAAAGCCATCATCACTGATAAGCTGCCTAATTTCCAATTTTTCTTGTCAGATAAAAGAGAAAATTTTCTGTTTCAAGGTACTGTTCAGATCCAAAAACGCCAGCAATTGGTTGAGAAAACTCATGAAGACGAACTGAATGGTATAAAGGATAATCTTATTCAGTGCCAACAAGAACAAGGCATGAAAGCagaatgtaaggtaaaggtgGCTTTCCCATCATACTTGAAAGTGAGGATGATATTTTGCCTTTGGCTTGCAAACTCCACCTCCACTGGGAAACTTTGCTGTCATTACTACCACAAGTGTTGGAAGCTGTCTTCTAGATGAAGGCATGGCAAAATCCAGTCTTGGCATAGCAGGCGATTTTGAACTGGTTCAATATCAACCACAGAGGGTAGGAGAAGATGCCATTGTATCTGCATCTTGAAGCTTTTAGAGTGGGTCAGCAGATTACAGTGGACGGTCGGGTTGTGAAGGTGATCCacgtgggaggcacgttcgcaacctgcagcgccgcttctgcgcacacgcAGGTCGTGATtcggtgtttctgcgcatgcgtgagcgccgaaacTCGGAAGTatcccgttccggtacttccgggttcggtgcgagCACAACCAAAAAAaagtaacccgcagcgttcgcaacatgaggtatgattgTATTCTGTAGCAAGGGCTGGGTAGTCCCAATTGCCACTGTCCTTGCCTTGAGCGCTTTCTCCCTGGAAGCATAtccagcctcagcttcctctgtgCTTGGCCCATGGAGGCTCCAtggctcccctcctccttttggggCTGCAGCCACGCACCTTGCTGTGGGCAGCTGGCCCCTAAACACACTCCCAGGCAACGTTTGTGAGGTTTTCTATCAAAAGTGGAGGAGACTCTGCAGGCTTTCTGGGGGAATGTACAACCCTAGAGCAAGTGCCAGAGAAGCTCCTTACTAACCCTACTTATCCATCAGTAGGTTGGGTCCTGCTTAGCTGTCTTCCTCCACCCTCCCAGAGTTCTTGCAGCATTAGGACACTGGCACACAGCAGCTGATgtgtttgctttcattttgtcTCTGATCAGTCTCTAAAGGAAGGCCTTGAAACATGCTTGCATACAACAGAAGTGGAAAAGAAATCCTTTGAATCTCAGAAGCATCATCTTGCTTCAGAAAACCGGCACCTGAGAGAATCtttagagagggaggaaaaagctTTGGCGTTGCTGCAAGAAGAACTGAGGAAGCTGAGAGAGCAGATTCGGCACCTGGAGAACAAAGGTTCTGGCCCAGAGTTGGTTGCCACAGAGAATCAGAAGCTAAAAGCCCACCTGGAAGAGGAAAGGCACCGCATGCAGAGTTTCGTGAAGCAAAAGGAGACTCTGTTGGCAGAGGCCCAGATGCTGCGAAGGGAACTGGACAAAGAGCGCCAACTGACAGTGGCTCTCAGGGAAGAACTGGACAAGTTAAGTTCTCAGCAGGCATCTCCTGAGGGGGCGGGTGCTGGCGATGAGAGCCAAGAAATAGAAGCTTTGCGGGGAAGGCTGACAGAGCTGGAGCAGAAGCTGAGCTTTGAGCAGCAGCGTTCTGATTTGTGGGAAAAGCTGTATGTTGAAGTCAAGGACCACAATGAGAAGAAAGAGCAGACCGAGAGGCCGCAGAAGCCAGATGGGAAAGGAACCAACAGAGCCAAGAAGAAGccaaaaggaacattttttggtTCCGTGAAAGAAACCTTTGATGCCATGAAAAATTCAACCAAGGAATTTGTTAGGCACCACAAAGAGAAAATTAAACAGGCCAAAGAAGCCGTGAAAGAGAACTTGAGGAAATTCTCAGATTCTGTGAAGTCCACCTTCAGGCACTTTAAGGACACAACAAAGAATATATTTgatgaaagggagaagaaaaagtaCAGTGACTTCAGGCATGAGGCGAACAGAAAAGGGAAAACAGGCAGCTCCCAGGAAGGGCCACACAAGCAGGCGGACCACCGCTCACCTGGCAGCCAGAGAGAGTTTAGAGATGGAAGGCGATCCAAAGAGAGCCGTTCCCCTCCGCACTTCTCCAAGGATCCTCCCTTCCAGGAATGCCCCAAAGGTAACAGAAAGCATCGCCCTCTTGTTCTCAAGGGATGTTCAGGCATCTTTGACTGTGCCCACCAGGAGTTTGTGAACCTCTTTGACAAAGACTTGGACCCGATTCGGGCAGATGAATTTAATCAATTAATGCACAAATATTTGCAGCAAGAAGTAAAGAACTTCCACCACTGGCGAGAACTGGAGATCTTTGTGAATAGGTTTTTCCGTAATGGCGTCTTTATACATGATCAGATGCTGTTCACGGACTTTGTTAATGACGTTAAGGATTACCTTGAAGACATAAAAGAATACCAGAGCAACAGGGATGGTGTATTTGAAGACCTGGATAAATTTATCTACCGATACTACTTTCATTATGATCACTTGCCTCAGCACGGACCAAGGTTAGTACTAAAATTCTGTTAACAATTTAAACTGGGCATGTTTGAGTTGTGAAAGAAGGAAAGCTTCAGCTGGCTGGCTTAGCAGGTTATTTCCGTTTGTTGAGCTTTGCAGTTGCTGCTGGGCAGATGAGGAAAGCCTCCATAAAGAGGGGTGATTATGCCATCCTCAGATAAGGGCACCAGTTCCATAGTACATTAAGCACCACAGTACAGAATTTCTAAAGTAGCAAAGTGGCAGGGTGtcaaaaggaagggaaggaattcCATTCCACTGACTTGCCGTATCTACTTTGCTTATTTTAAATAACAAGGTTGGTTGTAGCCTTTTGGAGGAGTTAAAATGTTTGGGGCGTTGGGCTTAAGGCCTAATACTGAGGTGCTCATGCAGCACTAACTTCCTTTCTGTACTTTCCTTTCAGCCACCCTGCTAGGCGGGCTCCTTTCACGCACCCTCACAGTCCACAGCAGGACAGACATGCAGCAAAGCATCAGCATCGCTACAAAAGAGAAGGCCGGTGGCACAAGCAAGGGCGCAGCAATGGAAGGCACATGGCAAATTTGGAGATAGAATTGGGCCAGATGCCCTTTGATCCAAAGTATTAAACAGCTGTTGTCCGATGGAACCCACCAGGATAGTAAAAATAGTGGACAAATGGCTGTTTCTGCAGCTGGCTGAGGCTTCCAGCAGAGCAATCGAGGGCAcgtttccccttccctcccccctgcaaAGATCAGCCCAGCTTCTCcatctttctcctttccttgggAAACATTAATTTGGGCGCAGTCCTACTATTGCAATAAATTAAGCAGGGTAAGCagtagcttgtgtgtgtgtttgcaaaatAAGCTTCTTTGCACTGGTTGATACTATAATTCATACTTGATTCAGACTTAATGTTAGAGTAATATTATGATGTACTAATTTCATCTCATACTGTTCAGAAGCATGTCTGTTTTAAAACTGTCTGTTTGTTCTTGTGATGGGGTTGGAACCTGTTGACTTCATGTGTGTGCTATTTTCTGAAATTTCTTGTGCATCTGCAAATTatagaagaaaaataaagatgtGGTTGGAAAaagttacttttatttttataagtTTGCATAGCTAAACATCCTCAGAGAAGGACTCAAAGGCCACTCTTCTGTTATCTTGTGCATGCTGTCCATGCTGAAGTGTTTCTTCTATACACCCACAATGAAAAGTGGTTGAGGCTGCAATCAAAGTTCCATTAACTCAGCAAGATTTACTGCTAAGTGAAGAGGACTGTCCTATTAACTATATCCCATGTGAAACACAGACCCATGTTGTGATCTTTGAGCAAGATATAGTCATATTCCTGTATTTGTTGTTGGACACCATCTTCAAAGATGCTTTTGATTTCTTTTGTAGACATGAATGGAGCTCCCGATTCGTCCTTGAGGCAGATGAGTGTGAAAAAACACGGCAACTTTTTCATACCTGTTTGTAACTAGAAATGATGATATATCCTAGaagtaaaaaaaatcaatattcaAGTAACAGTTCTGGACCAAATGTCAGGGTCCAGCAAACAAGAATTGAGTAAGAACCATCATTATGCCTGGCCACATTCATTTTTCCACCATTTATTCTGAAGATCGGGGGAGGGGAAGAGCACTGTAGAATTGTATATTGCAAGGAAGTTAAATTTTCATCCTAATTTTGTTGAGTAACTCATCAGCCGCTAACAACTTGTATTTTCATAAAAGTGGAAAGGGCACAATCCATTATCTATATTCATTACCCTAAAGGCCAGGAGTTGCCAACGTTTTTGGACCAGTAcactcattttttttattttgagacAGTGCTAcaggcaccagtcacaaaatggcaggaCTATAGTTCATCCCAGAAGAGCacgtgagcacacacacacacacacacacacacacacacacacacacacaggccatcACAGGAACCACCACACTGACTATCCTTGCTATGGCCTGACCAGTTCAGGTGCTCTGAATTTCTCCACATGGAACACATTTTGTGGCACCAATTTCTAATAGTTTATTTTCAACGATATCACAAGAGGAGGAATTAGCTGGATCAAAGAGAACTGTGGCCAAACCAAAATGTGAACCCTTCCTTACAGTGTGGAGCTCATGGGTGGAAATAGCTTCCAAGGTGAGGTGATGTCTGTTAGCTTTAGTGGCACAGAGGAGGAGAATGAAGCCTATCAATTCAGTCATGGGAAGAATATGAACCCCCAACTTCAGAGGGAGCAATGAAAGACGCAGACAGTTGGTCTCATCCAGTGGACTCTTTTTACCTTCTTAAACACATGTATGCTCCTCCCTCCCTATCCCCCGCTTTCTGGGACCTTTCGGGCTATGcagcattcattcatttcccatcCTCCACCCCAAGTTCCCCAGGTGGGTCACAatttcaaaacaacaataaaaacagtttaaaacaatttctgCTTACACCCTCTGTaatctgggagtcattttggattcacagctgtccatggaggcacaggttaattctgtgtccagggtggctgtctaccagctccatctggtacgcaggctgagaccctacctgcccacggactgtctcgccagagtggtgcacgctctggttatctcccacttggattactgcaatgcgctctacgtggggctacctttgaaggtgacccggaaactacaactaacccagaatgcggcagctagactggtgactgggggttgccgccgggaccacataacaccggtccataacattggctcccagtacgtttccgagcacaattcaaagtgttggtgttgacctttaaagccctaaacggccttggtcctttatacctgaaggagtgtctccacccccatcgttcagcccagacactgagatccagcaccgagggccttctggcggttccctcattgcgagaggtgaggttacagggaaccagacagagggccttttcaggtagtggcacccaccctgtggaacacgcttccatcagatgtcaaagaaataagcagctatcctatttttaagagacatctgaaggcagccctgtttagggacgtttttaatatctaacgctgtattgttttaacattcgtttgggagccgcccagagtggctggggaagcccagccagatgggcggggtacaaataataaattattattattaattattattattattattatcatcatcatctcgtTCATCTCCTTGATGAAGATGCCAATAGGGGTGTGCTTGAtgccccactgaaaacaatgagaCTGGGATTCTTCTGCGCTTCCCTTACCTGCTCAAGCACGCTGAAGAACACCAAGTGTGTGGGTAGCAGCGTAACATTGGAAAACGTTTCAGTGAGCCAGCTGAGAGGGTCTGCATAAAATAAGTCAGCTTCATCAAGGTAATTTGCCCTTCCGGTCAAATCAGGGGGGCACTGAAGAAACCTCAAATGTAGTGGGCAATGAACATGGCtagaaagggggaagggagagaaacagGCATTAATACAAATGACTGAGGCTATTTTGCATTAGCAAGTGGTGTTGGCAGCGCTTCTTTTCCATGTGCTGATCTGAATACACACATATGGTACCAGTGTCTGTCTGTGTTCTCAGTTGAGAGGCACAGCAAAATGGGAACTGCAGGATGGGTGGGAAGGGCAGAAAGTGACTTTTCCACACACACTGCTACAGGTAGTCCCCATGTCACCTGGTGAAGACGAAAGCGTGAGGCAGTGGAGACTTCCTGTGCTTTGGACCGGGAAGTGGCACTGACTCTACAGGCGCAAAGACATGTGGAAATGGCTCAACAGCTAGAATACAGCCAAGGTTCCCACAACCCCAGTAGGGGCACAACTTCCAGGGTCCCCTCAAGTGTGAAACTGGCTTAAGGTGCTTGGGCAAAGTGTTACACAGATACAGGGTTCTGGGTTCTCTATCTCAATCTCTCTGCATCAGTTACAGCAACAGCTGCTGATCCTGCCAGAAAGACACAATAAGCCCACAAAGGCTGCTGCTGTTACAAAAAGTATAGCACAGAGGTGTAGACTAATAATGAGTCAGTTTAAGAAGAAACATCTTCCAAAGGCTGATTACATCAGTGTGACTCCAGCATAAATTATTTAGAGGACAATCCTATCAATGGTCCCTGGCAGGCTGTTCCAAAGGCCAGATCAGGAGGTTGCCACACAGAGGCTTGATCATTGCAACCACAAAACTTCACAGCTGTCACTTTCAGCAGAAAAGTGACGTTCCGGGTGTGGCTTTGCCAAATCCAAAGCCTTTCTGTTCCCCTGATGTAACCCAGAAGGAGATGGAAGTATGCTAGTCCTGGAACTGAGATCAACAGGAAAAAGGcaaaagaaagaggcagaaggGAAACGGCAGCTCTCCTGCCCCAATGCTTTTTGCCCTCCCGGTGTGATCCCAGGAGGGCTTGTGATGAGGTTCCTCCACTTTGGATTCaccctctcctgcctcctctgAATTGCTCTGGCAGTAAAAGAGCAGAAAAGCTGCAGATTCCCATGCAGAGTGCCACCAGAacctcacacacatacaccccctgCTGGGTCTTACCTATAAAAAGGAGTTGAATGGCAGGGCATGAGCATGAAGACGAATGCTGGCTGCTCTGGagagtcagcaggagtgctgcaGAGGCTTTGCAGGTGGCCCATGACATCCAGGGTTCCACGCTGAtggaccaagccagtgtagaggGCGAGCAGCAAGTTTGTCACCAGCAAGAAGGAGACGGCTGCTGCCCGCTGCCACCTTTTCAGCTGCTTAAGTGAATACCCtacaggaaggagggggaagggagcagAAAATGGAGCAGATGAATCTAGGGTCCTCAGAATCAGGGACCTGAGCAGTTCCACAGACTTCCGAAAAGCAGCGTGGTGGAGCTTTCCTAACATctacagggatcagcaaactttttcagcagggggccggtccactgtccctcagaccttgtggggggccagactatattttttttggggggggaatgaacgaatccctgtgccccacaaataagccagagatgcattttaaataaaagcacacattctactcctgtaaaaacaccaggcaggtcccacaaataagccagagatgcattataaataaaaggacatattctactcatgtaaaacacactgattcccagactgtttgcgggccagatttaataggtgattgggctggattcagccctcgggccttagtttgcctacccatgatctaaagcTTCCTCTGCAAAGACCCTTCCTCCTTTGGCTTAGCCCTGAGGCTTCTCATCATTCTGcatggcctccctccctcccaactcaCGTCTGCCAGCACCTGAGAGCTATTTCTACAGCCTTTGCTTTCATTCCTGCCTCGGAAACAGCCCAAGCACTAAACCTGCCAGAAGCCAGAGCTGAAtctctttttaaacaaacaacaacattgtatgTAGAAGATGTACTTATTAATCAATGGGAGCGAAATAAGGTGTCACTATTGAGCAGTTTGCTTTTACGCTGTTTTGATGGATGTTAGGGCAGTTTGGACACAATGGCAGCATTTTTTCCTGCACTGACAACACAATCTCTGTATCAAACCATTTAAGATGCTCATTCCCTCTAGAAGAAGGGAGCAGTATTTCAAACTTCTCAAAGATGAGACACATTTTGGCACCAAAACTTCCACAACAGCAAGTTTTTTCCTTTAGAGTGAGCATTTAACAACACCATGAATCCAAATATACTGGCCAAACGGGACATATGTAAGGTTATACGcaggcaggaagaaccaaatGCACAAATACTATCTAGAATCAGTGTGATGTAGCAACAAAAAAACCTAAtgctatacagtgataccttggtttacaaccataatctgttcctgaggtccggttgtaaaccaaaacaggttgtaatccAAGGCGCACTTTTGCCAgtggggcctcccccccaaaaggggggggggggcttgtaataataaaaaagggacacgcacttccgggtttgacgtagttgtaatccaaaacggctgcaaaccaaggtaccactgtattaggctgcatcaacagaagtatagtgtcctgatgaACGGAAATAATagaaccactctattctgtcttggtcagaccacacctggaatatggtgtccagttctgggcaccacaatttaaaaagggttttgacaaactgaaatgtgtgcagaagaaggcAACAAAGATGATAAAGGTTCTGGAGACCAAAGCTggggaacggttgagggagttgggtatgtttagcctggtaaaaaggaaactgagaggaggtAAGATGGCCACATTCAAATGGGCTCTCacatggagcaa
The sequence above is drawn from the Lacerta agilis isolate rLacAgi1 chromosome 13, rLacAgi1.pri, whole genome shotgun sequence genome and encodes:
- the CCPG1 gene encoding cell cycle progression protein 1 isoform X6, whose protein sequence is MSENSSDSDSSCGWTVINHEGSDVEAVASEYEALSGHVEPALDESPSLAQGDDEQEQPIGLQAEFGQGDVSSMIVQSHSTSEATKPVPEDEKEKVTDESSCVGAISDDSDIVTLETPKVEEIGSPEEEEEEEAVPADEAVPAPDNFNMGSSSSSQYTFCQPETVFLPRPSGEESSSDETSNRSSPTLRRRRAKKRLVSSSESEDVPPLEQETEQAKEHSHKHQFSSGLNRCIILALVIAVSMGFGHFYDKRENFLFQGTVQIQKRQQLVEKTHEDELNGIKDNLIQCQQEQGMKAECKSLKEGLETCLHTTEVEKKSFESQKHHLASENRHLRESLEREEKALALLQEELRKLREQIRHLENKGSGPELVATENQKLKAHLEEERHRMQSFVKQKETLLAEAQMLRRELDKERQLTVALREELDKLSSQQASPEGAGAGDESQEIEALRGRLTELEQKLSFEQQRSDLWEKLYVEVKDHNEKKEQTERPQKPDGKGTNRAKKKPKGTFFGSVKETFDAMKNSTKEFVRHHKEKIKQAKEAVKENLRKFSDSVKSTFRHFKDTTKNIFDEREKKKYSDFRHEANRKGKTGSSQEGPHKQADHRSPGSQREFRDGRRSKESRSPPHFSKDPPFQECPKGNRKHRPLVLKGCSGIFDCAHQEFVNLFDKDLDPIRADEFNQLMHKYLQQEVKNFHHWRELEIFVNRFFRNGVFIHDQMLFTDFVNDVKDYLEDIKEYQSNRDGVFEDLDKFIYRYYFHYDHLPQHGPSHPARRAPFTHPHSPQQDRHAAKHQHRYKREGRWHKQGRSNGRHMANLEIELGQMPFDPKY